From a region of the Coffea arabica cultivar ET-39 chromosome 3e, Coffea Arabica ET-39 HiFi, whole genome shotgun sequence genome:
- the LOC113735388 gene encoding uncharacterized protein: MSRFNLAKKLLPAKKAWKSFKTKFQSKLQKLKTSKAIKRTKKYCIHTLNSIRVFIPCKLYALINRSPLRSRHRFYHHDHQHTRSSSAIYVDELFPGHASHYSSLAKMVASSSSAGNKVKLEETTSSNVVKKHHQIAAPGLKILEKKIKGGETSTSAAASAADAWKIPLSPHLRCVDERAEDFISKFRQEMKLEREQSIIDFHEMLARGT, translated from the coding sequence ATGTCCCGCTTCAACTTGGCTAAGAAGCTTTTGCCCGCTAAGAAGGCGTGGAAGAGCTTCAAAACCAAATTCCAATCAAAACTACAGAAACtaaagacctccaaagccataAAAAGAACCAAGAAATATTGCATCCATACTTTGAACTCCATTCGAGTTTTCATTCCCTGCAAATTATATGCTCTGATCAACCGTTCCCCTTTGCGTTCTCGCCACCGTTTTTATCATCACGACCACCAGCACACCAGGAGTTCTTCAGCTATATATGTTGATGAACTATTTCCAGGGCATGCTAGCCATTACAGCTCCTTAGCAAAAATGGTAGCATCCAGCAGTTCAGCTGGTAATAAGGTGAAACTCGAAGAAACAACGAGCAGTAATGTTGTGAAAAAGCATCATCAAATTGCTGCACCAGGTCTGAAGATTCTTGAAAAGAAGATCAAGGGTGGCGAGACGAGTACAAGCGCAGCGGCTAGTGCTGCTGATGCTTGGAAAATCCCTCTCTCGCCACACCTTCGTTGTGTGGATGAGAGAGCTGAGGATTTCATCTCCAAGTTTCGCCAAGAGATGAAGCTTGAAAGAGAGCAATCCATCATTGATTTCCATGAGATGTTGGCTCGTGGTACCTAA
- the LOC113734289 gene encoding transcription factor MYB4-like — protein MVRAPCCEKMGLKKGPWTPEEDQVLVSHIQKNGHGNWRALPKQAGLLRCGKSCRLRWTNYLRPDIKRGNFSKEEEDTIIKLHETLGNRWSAIAARLPGRTDNEIKNVWHTHLKKRLKNHPATSQDIKKQSTQVQRSDPRTPVKIDDQPDESNFTDDHHHQDGKVTTSLGCAPVSPQHSSSELSTVTENDSAAIKQEKMDSPEYFPQIDESFWSEEFPVDNANVQSEIHDGLATNDMQFQFPLSPVAASDEDVNAYISNFDDGMDFWYDLFIRAGELPDLD, from the exons ATGGTGAGGGCTCCATGCTGTGAAAAAATGGGACTCAAGAAAGGGCCATGGACTCCAGAAGAAGACCAGGTTCTGGTCTCCCACATTCAGAAAAATGGCCATGGAAATTGGAGGGCTCTTCCAAAACAAGCTG GGCTCTTAAGATGTGGGAAGAGTTGCAGACTTCGTTGGACAAACTACTTGAGGCCAGATATAAAGAGGGGGAATTTCAGCAAGGAGGAAGAAGACACTATCATCAAGTTACATGAAACGCTTGGGAACAG ATGGTCTGCAATTGCAGCTAGACTCCCGGGCAGAACAgacaatgaaataaaaaatgtcTGGCATACCCACTTGAAGAaaaggctcaaaaatcatccgGCTACTTCTCAGGACATCAAGAAACAGTCCACCCAAGTTCAAAGATCAGATCCCAGAACTCCGGTGAAAATTGATGATCAGCCTGATGAATCCAATTTCACTGATGATCATCATCACCAAGATGGAAAAGTTACTAccagcctcggatgtgccccgGTGTCACCGCAACATTCCTCTAGTGAACTCTCAACAGTGACAGAGAACGATTCGGCGGCCATCAAGCAAGAAAAAATGGACTCACCAGAGTATTTTCCTCAAATTGATGAAAGCTTTTGGTCAGAGGAATTCCCAGTAGACAATGCAAATGTGCAATCAGAAATTCATGATGGCCTGGCCACTAATGACATGCAATTTCAATTTCCATTATCTCCTGTGGCTGCTAGTGATGAAGATGTCAATGCCTACATTTCAAATTTTGATGATGGCATGGACTTTTGGTACGATCTATTCATTAGAGCTGGGGAATTACCTGATTTAGATTAA
- the LOC113734290 gene encoding malate dehydrogenase, protein MAKDPVRVLVTGAAGQIGYALVPMIARGVMLGPDQPVILHMLDIPPAAEALNGVKMELVDAAFPLLKGVVATTDVAEACAGVSVAVMVGGFPRKEGMERKDVMTKNVSIYKSQASALEQHAAPNCKVLVVANPANTNALILKEFAPSIPAKNITCLTRLDHNRALGQISERLGVQVSDVKNAIIWGNHSSTQYPDVNHATVKTSAGEKPVRQLVADDAWLNGEFITTVQQRGAAIIKARKLSSALSAASAACDHIRDWVLGTPEGTWVSMGVYSDGSYNVPAGLIYSFPVNCKNGEWSIVQGLSIDEFSRKKMDATAAELSEEKDLAYSCLS, encoded by the exons ATGGCTAAAGATCCCGTTCGCGTTCTCGTCACCGGCGCCGCAG GCCAAATTGGATATGCTCTTGTACCCATGATTGCCAGAGGAGTGATGTTGGGACCTGATCAGCCAGTGATCCTTCACATGCTGGATATTCCACCTGCTGCTGAGGCACTCAATGGAGTTAAAATGGAGCTGGTTGATGCTGCTTTTCCTTTATTAAAAG GGGTTGTTGCTACAACTGATGTTGCTGAGGCATGTGCTGGTGTCAGTGTTGCTGTAATGGTTGGCGGATTCCCAAGGAAAGAAGGAATGGAAAGAAAAGATGTGATGACAAAGAACGTTTCTATCTACAAGTCTCAAGCTTCTGCTCTTGAGCAGCATGCTGCCCCTAACTGCAAG GTTTTGGTTGTTGCTAACCCTGCCAACACGAATGCATTGATCCTGAAGGAGTTTGCACCATCAATTCCTGCAAAAAACATTACTTGTTTGACAAGATTGGACCACAACAGGGCCCTTGGTCAAATCTCAGAAAGATTGGGTGTTCAAGTTAGTGATGTTAAAAATGCCATTATCTGGGGAAATCACTCCTCAACACAGTATCCTGATGTCAACCACGCAACTGTTAAAACATCAGCTGGAGAAAAGCCTGTTCGTCAGCTTGTAGCTGATGATGCCTG GTTGAATGGAGAGTTCATAACCACAGTCCAGCAGCGTGGTGCTGCAATTATCAAGGCTAGGAAGCTCTCAAGTGCACTCTCTGCTGCTAGTGCTGCTTGTGACCACATCCGTGATTGGGTCCTTGGAACTCCTGAG GGCACATGGGTTTCTATGGGTGTATACTCTGATGGCTCCTACAATGTGCCTGCTGGGCTTATATATTCCTTCCCAGTAAACTGTAAGAATGGAGAATGGTCTATTGTTCAAG GACTTTCAATTGATGAGTTCTCAAGGAAGAAGATGGATGCGACGGCTGCAGAGCTCTCTGAGGAGAAAGATTTGGCATATTCATGTTTGTCATAA